Genomic DNA from Ferroacidibacillus organovorans:
TCATTAATAAATGAAAAAGGGGCACATCTCGTGAAACTGAGATCGAAACGGCTCAACTTATTCTCGTCGGCTGTGTTCTATGAATTGTCCAGTCTCACAGAAAAAAGAAGACAAGCAGGGTTGCCTGTTTTTCCATTAGGGATCGGTTCTCCTGATCTTCCACCTCCTTTGCACAGCATCGAGGTTTTACGACAGGCCCTGCTTGAGCCCTCGTCATTCTCCTATCAACGAACAGAAGGGTTGGCAGATTTTCGAGCAAGTATCTCCCGTTTCATGGCAGAAAACTACAGCGTACAAGTCGATCCTGATGAAGAAGTGCTTCCTCTCATCGGCGCGCAAGACGGACTCTCACACATCATGCTTGCATTGGTCGATCCTGGCGATATCGTGTTGATTCCTGATCCTGGCTATCCAATTTATGAGGTTGCCGTTCATCTCGCAGGCGCAACCCCCTATTTTTATCCACTTCAGGGAGAACATGATTTTTTACCTGATTGGACGAAAATACCACAAACGATCGCTGAGCGCGCCAAGCTCATGGTTTTAAACTTTCCGGGAAATCCAACGGCTGTTGTCGGATCGAAGCGCGTTTTTGAAGAAGCCATTTATTTCGCAAGGCAAAACGAAATCGCTATTTTACATGACGCAGCGTATATCGAGATGCAGTTTGACGGGCACCAAACACCATCGTTCCTATCTATCCCAGGCGCAAAAGAAATTGCGATTGAACTCCATTCGCTTTCGAAAACCTACAACTTTGCAGGCGCTCGTGTCGCCTTTGCCGTTGGGCAAAAAGAGATGCTTGAGGC
This window encodes:
- a CDS encoding aminotransferase class I/II-fold pyridoxal phosphate-dependent enzyme, coding for MKLRSKRLNLFSSAVFYELSSLTEKRRQAGLPVFPLGIGSPDLPPPLHSIEVLRQALLEPSSFSYQRTEGLADFRASISRFMAENYSVQVDPDEEVLPLIGAQDGLSHIMLALVDPGDIVLIPDPGYPIYEVAVHLAGATPYFYPLQGEHDFLPDWTKIPQTIAERAKLMVLNFPGNPTAVVGSKRVFEEAIYFARQNEIAILHDAAYIEMQFDGHQTPSFLSIPGAKEIAIELHSLSKTYNFAGARVAFAVGQKEMLEALRIVKSQVDYGIFRPVQKAATALLTEDYGHRQTLRLMYQERRDHFLAPLHAAGWDIRKPEGTMFVFAHTFGQDSRAFARRLLEETGVVCVPGIGFGPSGEGYVRFALVTSKEALREVAEEIVKRLDRLR